CAAATTAATGACGTCTTGATAATGTGGTTTCAGTTTCTTTATAAAGCGCAATAACTCGGCTAAATTTTGTTCAGAGATAAGTATGTCTTCGGGTGTAGGGCTGTCATCCACAATTTTTTTTATTCGCTCATCGCTTGTATCTGTGGTGTTAGCTATTACTGAGGTGCTTTTTTTCCTGTACTTATCAATCTGTATGTTTTTAGATATTGTGATAAGCCAAGTGCTAAACGTATATTTAGAATCGAAGGTATCGATTTTATCAAATGCCTTAGAGAATGTTTCTATGGTTATGTCTTCTGCTTCGTATTCATTTCGAACACGTTTTAATTGAAAGCCGTAAACTTCATTCCAGTATTGGTGTAATAGAAAGCTGAAAGCCCCTTGCTTTCCTTTCTTGGCTTTTTCAACATACGCTATTATAAGTTCCTTGGTTATTTCCAACGGGTGGGTTTTGCACTACTATTAAAAATAAAGATACTCAATTGGAAGCATACCAAAAACAATTCTAAAAAAGGAAGAAATGGTATTAGATTACGCTCTTTCAGATTTTGAGCTGCTTTTCCTACTACAATATATTGACATAGCAGCCGTACTAAAACTACAGCTAAAACAATTTTCCAATTACTTAGTAAGAGACAAACAGGCGTTAATAGCCAAAAGAGTAGGTTGGCGACATAATACGTGCTTAAGAGAAATTTATGCTTTGGTTTATACAGTTTGGCCGTTGTGACATGCCTTCTTTTTTGAAGTAGCCAAGCCTTAAATGTTGTTTTGGGCTTAGAAATCGTAAAACTCTCTTCGGAAAAGCACAATACGGTATTTGCAGAGGTAGCAACCTCATTTACAAATAAATCGTCATCGCCAGAAGGTAGCTGAATATGACTTATAAAACCGTTATTGTCGTAGTACAGTTTGCTGGTGTACGCGAGATTTCTTCCAACTCCCATGTAGGGTGTGCCCGCTTTCGCGTAAGAAAAATACTGGAGCGCTGTCATGAGAGTTTCAAAACGTATTAATGCGTTTAAAAAGCCTTTTTCCTTCACATAAGCTCCATAACCAAGAACTAATTGTTTTGTTTGGTCTAGGTTTTTCGTCATTTCGGCAAGCCAGTTGGGCGAGGCAGGCTTACAATCGGCATCGGTAAATAGCATTCGCTTATTAACTGCCTTTTTTATACCAAGGGTAAGGGCATATTTTTTGTTTCCCCAAAAAGCTTCATTGTTTTCAACGTTCACAATTTTTACTCGGTTGTCTTCGTTGGCGAAATCTTCCATGACATCTAAGGTGTTATCTGAGGAAGAGTCGTTAATTAAAATGACTTCAAAATTTGGATATGCCTGTGCTAAGATGGAGGGGATGTTTTTTGCTAAATTTTCAGCTTCGTTTTTAGCACAAATAATAATAGAAACTGGGTAGGTTTTGTAAGTAGAAACGGTAGGGGGTTTCAGAAAAGAAAACTTCGAGAATAAAATATAATAGCCACAATTAATAAGTACAACAGCAGCCAATACGTAGAGTAATACCATAGGCGCGCTTTACCAAATTAAATTATGAATGAGTTTCTTCCTGGCACGTATCGAACTGGTCTGGTGTTTTACCACAAAAACCACAAGCTTCACCATCTTTGTTTAAGAACGGGTTCTGACTCGCGCAGGTACCTGCAAATTCACCATCTTTTTTAGCCCAAAGTTTTATGGCAATTCCTGCTACTGCTACTAATAAAAGTACAATTGTAATGAGTAAGATTTTCATTTGCTTTCTTTTGAGCTACAAAAATACAATCTTTATTATTGATGCCTTAAAATTTTCAGTATTTTTAGCCTCCAAATTAGAAGCAAAATCATGAACACTACTAGATTTTTTACAGCTGCAATACTTGGTGCATTATTATTAGTTTCTTGTAAAAATGATACCAAAAGCAACGATGGAGCAGAAGTTTCAACTACAGAAAATGTAAAAGTTTCAGAAAAAAAGCCTGAAAAGAAGGTAAAACCATTAACCCAAGAACAGAGAAGGGCTGCAAACGGCGTGCAACGAAAATTGATGAAAACCAAGGAGTCTAAAGAGTTTACTCGGGCGTTGGTAACAGCAGAATTAATTGGAGAACTTGAAGATCTTGAAACTAACTACACGATTTTTGCGGCAGATAATGATGCTTTTAAAGTATTAGAGCCTGGCCAGAACGTACTAACCGACCCGAGTAGAAGAGCAGAGTTGGTGGCGTTACTAAGCAATCATATTGTAAAAGGTTCTTTTTCTTCTGCAGATTTAGCCCAGGAAATAAAGAAGAACGGCAAGTATGTGCTCACTACTATTCACGATAAAAAACTAACGGTGTCAATGAAAAACGACCTTATGGTTGTTACCAATGCCAACAAGAGTAGTACAGTTACCTTAGGAAAGACCGATATTAAAGGTACTAATGGAATATTGCACATTGTAGATGGCTTGCTAAAATAATTAGAAGACGTTTACTTCGGGTTCTATAAAAATACCGAATTGCCGCTGCACCTTTTCTTGAATTTTTAACGCAAGCTCCCAAATTTCGGTTCCAGTTGCATTTCCGTAGTTTACCAAAACCAAAGCTTGGTTTTTGTGTACTCCAGCGTCGCCATACCTTTTGCCTTTAAAACCAGCTTGTTCTATAAGCCATCCGGCAGGAATTTTAAACTTCGTGGGAGAAACTTCATAAAAAGGAGCGCCAGGGTGTTGCAAACGAAATGTCTGAAATTGTTCTGTGTCAATAACAGGATTCTTAAAGAAACTACCACTATTACCTAAAATAGCTGGATCTGGTAACTTAGATTGACGTATGGCAATAACTGCTTCGGAAATAGCGCTAATTGTTGGTTTCTCAATATTTTGAGATTTCAACTGTTCTCTAATTGCACCATAGTTGGTATGCAACGTATGATTTTTCTTAGTAAGTTGAAACGTCACGCTTGTAATGCTGTAATTTCCTTTTTCTTCATTTTTAAAAATTGAGTTTCTATACCCAAAATTGCAATCTTCTTTACTAAATGTTTTTTCTGAAAGTGACGCTATATGAATAGCAGTACAGCTAACAAAAGTGTCTTTTAACTCAACACCATAGGCTCCTATATTCTGAATGGGAGCAGTGCCTACATTCCCCGGAATAAGTGACATGTTTTCTAAACCACCATAATTGTTTTTAATGCAATATTGCACAAATTCATGCCAGTTTTCTCCGGCCATAGCACAAATTTGAATGGTGTCTTCGGTTTCAGAAACAACAGAAATTCCTTTTAGATTTAAGTGAATTACCAAATCTGTTACTGCCCGAGTGAGTAGCATATTACTCCCACCACCAAGCATAAAAATTGGTTCATTTTTGTGTGCAGAAAGGACCTCCTTTAGCTCTGGCAGAGTTGTGACAGCCACAAAGCGCTCTGCGGGCACATCAATACCAAAAGTGTTGTAATTTTTAAGAGATTTATTGTGTTGAATAGTCATTATTCTTGATACTCTAACAGCGCTGCTTTTAAAATGTTTACCGCTTTAATTAAGCTGTCTTTTTCCAGCACATAGGCAATTCTAATTTGGTTTTTACCAACGCCTTCGCTAGAATAAAATCCAGCAGCCGGAGCTACCATAATTGTTTCGCCATCTACATCAAACACTTCTAAAAGCCATTGCGCAAAAGCGTCACTATCTTTTATAGGTAATTGAGCAATGCAATAGAATGCTCCTTTTGGATGGCCTACTTGTACTCCTGGAATTTCTTCCAAAAGTTTTACCAACGTGTCGCGCCTTTCTTTGTATTCTTCAATAACATTGTCGAAATAGCTTTGAGGCGTATTTAAGGCAGCTTCACTCGCAATTTGAGCAAATGTGGGCGGACTAAGCCTTGCCTGAGCAAATTTTAGAGCTGTTTGTATCACGGTAGCGTTTTTAGACACAAAACAACCAATACGTGCTCCGCACATGCTGTATCGCTTAGAAACAGAATCTATAATAATTCCGTTTTCTGCCATGCCCTCAAGTTCAAGAATTGAAACATGTTTTAGGCCGTCGTAAGTAAATTCTCGGTACACTTCATCGGCTATCAAAAATAGATCGTGCTTTTTTACAATTGCTGCCAAGGTTTCTAACTCTTCTCTTGAATAAAGATATCCTGTAGGATTCCCTGGATTGCAAATTAATATCGCCTTTGTTTTTGGTGTTATTAGTTTTTCAAATTCTGAAATAGGAGGTAATGCAAAGTTATTTTCAATTTTTGAAATTACAGGAACAATTGTTACTCCACTCGCTGTAGCGAAACCGTTATAATTGGCATAAAAAGGTTCGGGTATAATAATTTCATCGCCTTGATCTGCAATGGTGCCCATGGCAAATAAGAGCGCCTCGCTACCCCCAGTAGTAACCACAATATCTTTTGCGGCTACCATGATATTATTCCGTTTGTAGTAATCGGCAATTTTTTCTCGATAAGGCTCAGATCCCTCAGATCGCGTATACGCCAAAATTTCTAGGGAGTGATGTGCAACAGCGTCCATTGCAATTTTCGGACTTTTAATATCGGGTTGCCCTATGTTGAGGTGGTAAACTGTTTTTTTCTGTTTATAGGCCATTTCGGCAAAAGGAACCAATTTTCTTATTGGCGATTCGGGCATTCGTGCACCCTTTGAAGACACTGCTGGCATAAGATTGTTATTAGAAAACAAAGTTGCGAAATATATTCCATAAATACACGTATTGATACGAGTGTTGCTGCTTTTTTTCTTTATCTTGGAAGTGATGGTTTATGAATTAAAAAAACAGCGTATCTACGTACTTCTATGCGTGATGTTCTTGCTTGGGTCTTGGTGCAGTGCTCAGGACGGTTTTTTGTTACCTACAAACGTTAAAAAGAATCGCATAAAGTTTGAGCTTGTAAACAATTTGGTAATTGTTCCAGTAGAATTAAACGGAACTAAATTATCTTTTTTATTAGATACAGGGGTTAATACATCGTTGTTGTTTAGCGTTGCTGAAAATGATTCATTAGAATTAAATAATGCTGTGCCTACAAAAATTAGAGGCTTAGGTGAAGGTGGTAGTGTTGAAGCGCTAAGAAGTATGCATAATACCTTACAAGTGGGAAAAGCTGTAGATAAAAGTCATTCGTTATATGTGGTTTTTGACGAATCGCTTAACTTTTCACCTAGAATGGGGGTGCCAGTACATGGTATTTTGGGGTATGATTTCTTTAAAAATTTTATTGTTAAAATAGATTATGTTTCGAATGTGCTAACACTTTACAATCCTGATCACATATCAGAAAATCCTTGCAGAAAGTGTGAAGAATTTGAGCTTTCATTTTATGCAAATAAACCCTTTTTAAACGTTAAAATTTCCGAAGAACTAGGACTAAGCAATGCCTTGTTGCTTATAGATTCTGGTTCCAGCGATGCCTTATGGATTTTTCGAGAAGACGCCCATATTACTGAAATGCCTAAAAATTACTTTGAAGATTATTTAGGGCTCGGGTTAAGTGGTAGTATCTTCGGAAAGCGTTCTAAAATTGATGCGCTTCAGATAGGTGTCTATGACCTCACAAAGGTGAGTACGTCATTTCCTGATGAAAACGCAATTAAGAACATTGTGTTTTTTAAACAAAGGGAAGGGAGTCTTGGCGCTGCAGTACTAAAAAGGTTTACGGTGTATTTTGATTATAAGAACCAAAGAATGTACTTAAAAAAGAATAGTAATTTTAAGAAACCCTTTTACTACAACATGGCTGGGATTGTCTTAGCTCACGATGGTACGGTTACCGTGAAAGATGTGCAAGATTATAGAAGTGGTTCCTTCAATTTAAATAAAAGCAATCATAATAATGTTGCTGTTTCTTTACCTGTTAACGCTAGCTACAATTTTTTTCTTACACCTCGTATTGTCGTAGCAGAATTACGGGCAGATTCTCCTGCAGCCAAAGCGGGTGTTGAAAAAGGCGATACTATCCTTGAAATTAACGGAAAACCGGTTTACAAACAAAAACTTTACGAGCTTACGGCCTTTTTTAGCTCTAAAGCGGGGAAGACGGTTCATTTGCTTATTGAGCGAAATGGAGCTACATTAAAGAAGAAATTTATACTTACAAAAGTGCTATAAAAAAAGCCGACTCGTAAGAATCGGCTTTATAATTTGTTGGATGCTAATTTATTGCATTACGCTTTGTCCTGCCGGTAAAACTTCACCCTTAATTTTTAGCGCTTTAACAGGTTCGTCTGCATTAGAATATACCGTAACGGTTTTTCTAATAGGACCTACCTTGTTTTGTGTATCATACTTTACTTCAATTTGACCAGTTTCTCCAGGGGCTACAGCTCCTTTTGGCTTTTTTGGAATTGTACAACCACAGCTAGATTTCACGTCACTTACAATAAGTGGTTGATCTCCAACATTTGTGAATTCAAACACACGAACTCCGTCGCTTCCTTTAGCTACTTTACCGTAGTCAATTGTTTCAGTTTTAAATTTAAATTTTGCTTGCGCATTCATTGAAACTCCCGCAAGAAGTACTACTGCTATAAGTAATAGATTTTTCATAATTTCTAAGATTTTGGTCAGGCTAATGTAGGCATTTGTTACATTTCCTGCAAACTAAGTTATTCACTTTGTGATTTTATAATAGGCCAATAATACCTACTTTTGTACCCTTATTTCAAAAATCAGACCAAACTATGGCACTAGCAGCAAAATATGATGCGCAATCGGTTGAAGACAAATGGTATAGCTACTGGATGGAGCAGGGATATTTTCATTCAGAAGTGAATGAAAAAGAAGCGTATACCATCGTAATTCCGCCGCCAAACGTCACAGGAGTGCTGCATATGGGGCATATGCTTAATAATACCTTACAGGATGTACTTATTCGTAGAGCGCGTCTAAAAGGCTTTAACGCGTGTTGGGTACCAGGAACAGACCACGCATCTATTGCAACAGAGGCAAAGGTGGTTGCAAAATTAAAAGCAGAAGGAATTGATAAAGATGACCTTACCCGAGAAGAGTTTTTAGAACATGCTTGGGAATGGACCCATAAACACGGGGGTATTATTTTAGAACAACTAAAAAAACTTGGGGCCTCGTGCGATTGGGAACGTACAAAGTTTACGATGGATGAAGATCTGTCTAAATCTGTAATCAAGGTTTTTGTAGATCTCTACAATAAGGGGAAGGTATACAGAGGATACCGCATGGTTAATTGGGACCCACAGGCAAAAACTACGCTGAGCGATGAAGAAGTAAACTATGTAGAGAAGCAAGGAAATTTATATTATTTAAATTATAAAATTGAGGGTTCTACAGACCATTTAACAATAGCTACAACACGTCCAGAAACAATTTTGGGCGATACTGCCATTTGTATCAATCCGAATGACGATCGTTTTAAGCATTTAAAAGGTAAAAAGGCAATTGTACCTATTTGTAATCGCGCCATTCCAATTATTGAAGATACTTATGTAGATATGGAGTTTGGTACGGGTTGCTTAAAAGTAACGCCTGCTCACGATGAGAATGATAAAATATTAGGAGATACGCATAAGCTGGAAGTAATCGATATTTTTAATGACGACGCTACGTTAAATAGCTTCGGAATGCATTATGAAGGCAAAGACCGTTTTGTTGCGCGTAAAGAAATTGTAGCCGAGCTTACCGAAATGGGCGTTCTTGCTAAAACGGAACAACACAACAATAAAATTGGTACCAGCGAACGTACGGGTGCGGTAATTGAGCCGAAATTAAGCGACCAGTGGTTTTTGAGTATGAAAGACTTGGCGCAACCAGCATTAGACGCTGTGTTAGAAAAAGATGTGAATCTTGTGCCTGAAAAATTTGTAAATACCTACCGTCACTGGATGGAGAACGTTCGCGATTGGAACATCTCGCGTCAATTGTGGTGGGGGCATCAAATTCCGGCATATTTCTATGGCGATGGTAAAGAAGATTTTGTTGTTGCTGAAACAATAGAAGCTGCACTACCGTTGGCAAAGGAAAAAGCGCAGAATGATAGTTTAACCATATCAGACTTACAACAAGACCCTGACGCCTTAGACACGTGGTTTTCTTCTTGGTTGTGGCCAATTAGCGTTTTTAACGGAATACTTGAACCCGAAAATGAAGAGATTAATTATTACTACCCTACAAACGATTTAGTAACGGCACCAGAAATTTTATTTTTCTGGGTAGCCAGAATGATTATTGCAGGGTACGAATACCGTGGGGAGAAACCGTTTACAAATGTATATCTCACAGGTATCGTACGTGATAAACAGCGTAGAAAAATGAGTAAAAGTTTGGGGAATTCTCCAGACCCTATTGAGCTTATGAACCAATACGGGGCAGATGGCGTACGTGTAGGTATGTTACTAAGCTCACCAGCAGGAAACGATTTAATGTTCGACGAAGATTTATGTAAGCAGGGGAGTGGCTTTGTAAATAAAATATGGAATGCCTATCGATTAATTGACGGCTGGGAAGTTTCAGAAACTGAGAAAGATACAGAAGCTGCTGCTATCGCTATAAAGTGGTACCAAAACAAGTTTCAGAAAGTATTGGTAGAGATTGAAGATCATTATAGCAAATACAGAATAAGTGACGCTCTAATGGCCACTTATAAACTTATTTGGGACGATTTCTGTTCGTGGTTGCTTGAAATGGTAAAGCCTGAATACGGAAAACCAATCGCAGCTACCACATATAAGCAAGTACTTTCAATTCTTGAAGAAAACTTAAAGGTTTTGCATCCTTTTGTGCCTTTTATTTCTGAAGAAATTTGGCAACATATTACAGAGCGTACTTCTGAAGAAGCTTTAATTGTGTCTACATGGCCTAAAGCCGAAACTTTTGATGAATCTTTTATACAGGAATTTGAATTTGCTGCGGAAGTAATTTCAGGTATTCGAACCATTCGAAAACAAAAGAATATTTCATTCAAGGATAGTATTGACTTGTCTGTAATAAATAATGAAAAAGCTTCGACTAATTTTGACGCTGTGATCTCTAAATTAGGAAAGATAGCTACCCTTAGCTATACTACCGAAGCTGTGGAAGGCGCTTTAACCTTTAGAGTAAAATCTAATGAATATTTTGTTCCTATTGCAGGTGCAATTAACGTAGAGGAAGAAATAGCTAAACTTTCCGAAGAACTAGCATATACCGAAGGGTTCTTGAAAAGTGTTCAGAAAAAACTAAGCAATGAACGTTTTGTTGCGGGTGCTCCAGAGCAGGTGGTTGCTGTTGAAAAGCGTAAAGAAGCAGATGCACTAGCCAAAATTGAAACGATTAAGGCGAGTTTAAAAGGGTTGCAATAAATCTTGAATTTTACTTTCGATATAAAAAATACTGATTAACAGTATCTATGTAGGCTTGCTTTGCTTGGTCTTCTGTCATATCTCTATTCTGAAAGAGCGCGTTTGTTTTAAAAGCACTTATCAACGGCTTACCACTGCTTGGTCGATTTTCACTATTTGTAGCTCTTTTGTAGTAAGCATAGAGGCGCAGTAAAACATCTGCAGGAAATGGCTCTGTATGCTCATTGATGCTTTGCACAGCTTTATTAAAGGCGATATCTAGCGCTTCGGAAGTCATTAATTTATTGTTCGGCTAAGACAGAAATGCCTCCTTTTACTTTTTGATTTAGTGCTACATTAATTTTGGTCCCAATGGGAAGGTAAATATCTACTCTAGATCCAAACTTTATAAAACCACTATCGTCTGCTTGAACAGCAATATCACCTTCCTTAGCATAATTTACAATGCGTTTGGCAAGTGCTCCTGCAATTTGTCTATGCAAGACATCTCCAAATTTTTCAGACTTAACAACAACTGTGGTACGTTCGTTTTCTTCACTCGATTTAGGATGCCAAGCTACTAAATACTTACCAGGGTGGTATTTGCTATACACTATTGGGCCACCTACAGGATAACGGGTTACGTGAACGTTTATTGGCGACATAAATACTGAAACTTGTAATCGCTTGTCTTTAAAGTATTCTTTTTCGAAAACCTCTTCAATAACCACTACTTTTCCATCTACTGGCGATAGTACCTGATTTGCATTAAGAGAAAAATGTCGTTTCGGATTTCTAAAAAATTGAAGAATTAGTATTAAAAATACGATAAGTACGAGGATAATACCTCCTCGGTAGTATTGATTGCCTACAAAATGATTTGCAACTAAGCTAAGAACAGCGACTATCGCAAATGTGATTAAAATAATTTTATAGCCTTCTTTATGAAACATAATCTACTATTAATAAAAATGCGTAAATAAATGGACTCGCATATATAATGCTGTCTAATCGATCGTAAATTCCGCCATGTCCGGGCATTAAATTTCCGCTGTCTTTTACACCCGCTTGTCGCTTAAATTTCGATTGAATTAAATCTCCTACTGTCCCAAATATGGAAGCGATAAGCGCTAAACAAATCCAAACCCATAATGGAAACACATCTGTGTACTTAAAGATAATAAATGCTGCTAAAATACCACCAGCGATGCCTCCTAAAAATCCTTCAACAGTTTTTTTGGGAGATATACGTTCCAATAATTTATGCTTTCCGAAGTTTTTACCCACCAAATACGCTGCGCTATCGTTACTCCAAACAAGAAAGAATACACCTATAATTAACCCTGGTAAAAAGCTGTCTTGCTGGAATGGAATAAGTGTTAAGAAAACAAAACCACTAATAAGATAAAAAATAACCGTGATGTATTTCTTCTTTTCAAACATTGGGATTTTGCTGGTCCACAATACGTCCTTTAGCAAAAATAAATTGACAAAACAGGTTAGTATAAGGTACAGAAGAACTGCGTTATAGTCTAAAATGTTATAACTTAATACATAGAGGGCGGCTAAAAGAAGGCCATATGCGAGATAACTTTTAAGGTGTACTAGGCGTAAAAATTCTGAAAGTGTAATGCCACCCAGAATAAGGAAGAGTATCATGAACCATTCGTGTGAGGTGTACATCGAGAATACGATGATGGCCGCATACAGCAGTCCGGAGATGGTTCGAACGATAAGTTCTTTCATAAATTATAGGTCTTCCAGTAGCAGCAAATATAGGTTTTTTGTGCTACTTCCATAACTCATGAAGTCCTTTTCTTTTTCGCTTTCAAAGTCTTTAATAGTAGTGATATTGCTAGGTATTTTTCCTTTGCATTGGTTCTTTATAATACGAAGCCCTTCACTAATAGTATCAACTAATTGACTTGTGGTTGCAAAGATTACAACGTTATCGGGTAACTCGTGAAGTTTCTTCTCTTTCATCTGGTTAGACGACAACAAAATAGAACCGTTGGTTGCAACTAAACTTTCGCATGTAGAGAGAAAAAAAGTAGCATTGTTCTTTTTGGTGAAGGTTAGATTAAAGCCATCAAATCGAGAAGTGAGTTGCTCGTTAATACAGAACACCTCTTTTTCATACCAGTCGTTTTCTAACAAAATGTTGTCAAATACTTCAAGAAGCTCCTCAAGATTTTCACAATACAGAAATTTACCACCGTTTTTATTGAAGTTATAGGTGAATTTTTCATCTATTGGAAGTTTCTCTTCAGGGTAATACTTCCCGTGATCGACTTTCTTCTTAGAAGCCGATTGCTTAGTAGTCTTTAGAAGTCTTTTAAACAGACTCATATAGCAATCTATTGAGGAATTTAGAGTACGTTATTCTTCAAAGATAAAAAATCTAATGTGAAGTTATGTGCATCTTACTTAAACTTAACAAACTTACACCAAAAATTACTCTTCTTCTTTTTCTATTGTTGGTTTAGTAAGTGGAATATCGACAGGTTTTTTAAAGGGTCGCTCTCCAAAAATACGCTCTAGGCTTTCTTTAAAAATAACCTCTTTTTCAAGTAATTCTTCTGCCAACAAGCTAAGCTTGTCTTTGTTGTCTTCCAATAATTTAATAGCACGTTGGTATTGCTCTTCTATGATTGCTGAAATTTCCTTATCGATCATTTCTGCAGTCTTTTCGCTATACGGCTTGCTAAAATTATAGTCAGATTGTCCCGATGAATCGTAATAGGTTAAGTTTCCAATTTTCTCATTTAAACCGTAAATAGTTACCATCGCTCGTGCTTGTTTGGTCACTTTTTCTAAGTCGCTTAAAGCGCCAGTAGAGATTTTATTGAAAATTACCTTTTCTGCTGCACGGCCACCCATAGTAGCGCACATTTCGTCTAACATTTGCTCTGGACGCACAATAAGTCGTTCTTCAGGTAGATACCAAGCTGCACCTAGCGATTGTCCTCTAGGAACTATGGTTACCTTCACTAATGGAGCTGCATGTTCTAGCATCCAACTCACCGTGGCATGACCAGCTTCATGAAAGGCAATTGCTTTTTTCTCATCTGGTGTAATAATCTTGTTTTTCTTTTCTAATCCACCTACAATTCTATCTACAGCGTCTAAGAAATCTTGTTTTGTAACGGCTTTCTTTTCTTTTCTAGCTGCAATAAGAGCTGCCTCATTACATACATTGGCAATATCTGCTCCTGAAAACCCAGGAGTTTGCTTCGCTAAGAAATCTGTGTCTAGCGAATCATCCTGAACAATTGGGCGAAGGTGTACTTCAAATATTTCTTTACGTTCGCGTACATCTGGCAAGTCTACATAAATCTGTCTGTCAAAACGTCCAGCTCGCATTAAGGCTTTATCTAATACATCTGCACGGTTGGTTGCTGCAACAACAATTACGTTGGTATTGGTTCCAAAGCCGTCCATTTCGGTTAGCAGCTGGTTAAGGGTGTTTTCACGTTCGTCGTTAGAGCCAGAGAAGTTGTTTTTTCCTCGTGCACGACCAATAGCGTCTATTTCGTCTATAAAAATAATAGAAGGTGATTTTTCTTTGGCTTGTTTGAATAGGTCTCGTACTCTTGAAGCACCTACTCCTACAAACATCTCCACAAAATCTGACCCAGAAAGCGAGAAAAAAGGTACTTGCGCTTCACCAGCCACGGCACGGGCAAGTAATGTTTTTCCTGTTCCTGGAGGACCTACTAACAATGCACCTTTTGGTATTTTACCCCCAAGCGAGGTGTATTTGTCAGGATTTTTTAAGAAATCTACTATTTCTTGTACTTCCTCTTTAGCTCCTTCAAGTCCGGCAACATCTTTAAATGAAGTTTTTACGTCGGTTTTTTCGTCAAATAGTTTCGCTTTAGACTTTCCGATATTAAAAATCTGCCCGCCTGCTCCGCCGCCTGCTCCGGCAGACATACGTCGCATAATGAAAATCCAAATACCAATAATTACCGCAAAAAAGATAATAGATGGTAGGAATTCGGCCAATAAATTAGTTTCTGTGTCCCAAACTATTTTTGTGGTTAAACCATTTTCGGCTTTGATTTGGTTTACGCTGTTTTCGAAGTTCTGTAAATCTCCAAACTCGAATTGATACGATGCCTCGTTGGCGCCTGGCGAAAGTAAACTATTACTGTTCTTTTTAGAATGCTCTTGTTTACTTTTTGCTTCTGGGGTAAGGTAAATTTTCGCTACTTTTTTGTTTACGATTTCAACCTTTTCAATATCGCCTTGCTTCAGAAATTTCTGAAAATCTGACTGTGTCGTTTTCGCAGGCTGTGTTAATCCGCCGCTAAAAACTTGACTAAAAAGAATGACAACAATAAATATAATGGCATAAATCCAGATATAATTAAATTTAGGCTTACGCACTTCGGGTTTCTTATTTTCTTTGGCCATACGGCGTTTTTCGTTTTAGTAAGTGGTTTCTATTTTTACAGTTTTTGCATCTCCCCAAAGGCCTTCAATATCGTAAAACTCACGAATATGTTTTTGAAATACGTGTACAACAACATGTACGTAATCCATTAATATCCATTCGGCGTTATCGGCTCCTTCAATGTTCCATGCTTTTTCATGGATGCTTTTAC
This Rasiella rasia DNA region includes the following protein-coding sequences:
- a CDS encoding RNA polymerase sigma factor; translation: MEITKELIIAYVEKAKKGKQGAFSFLLHQYWNEVYGFQLKRVRNEYEAEDITIETFSKAFDKIDTFDSKYTFSTWLITISKNIQIDKYRKKSTSVIANTTDTSDERIKKIVDDSPTPEDILISEQNLAELLRFIKKLKPHYQDVINLRYFQEMSYNEISENLGEPLNNVKVRLLRARKLLAEIINKNNTI
- a CDS encoding glycosyltransferase, with translation MVLLYVLAAVVLINCGYYILFSKFSFLKPPTVSTYKTYPVSIIICAKNEAENLAKNIPSILAQAYPNFEVILINDSSSDNTLDVMEDFANEDNRVKIVNVENNEAFWGNKKYALTLGIKKAVNKRMLFTDADCKPASPNWLAEMTKNLDQTKQLVLGYGAYVKEKGFLNALIRFETLMTALQYFSYAKAGTPYMGVGRNLAYTSKLYYDNNGFISHIQLPSGDDDLFVNEVATSANTVLCFSEESFTISKPKTTFKAWLLQKRRHVTTAKLYKPKHKFLLSTYYVANLLFWLLTPVCLLLSNWKIVLAVVLVRLLCQYIVVGKAAQNLKERNLIPFLPFLELFLVCFQLSIFIFNSSAKPTRWK
- a CDS encoding membrane or secreted protein, which produces MKILLITIVLLLVAVAGIAIKLWAKKDGEFAGTCASQNPFLNKDGEACGFCGKTPDQFDTCQEETHS
- a CDS encoding fasciclin domain-containing protein is translated as MNTTRFFTAAILGALLLVSCKNDTKSNDGAEVSTTENVKVSEKKPEKKVKPLTQEQRRAANGVQRKLMKTKESKEFTRALVTAELIGELEDLETNYTIFAADNDAFKVLEPGQNVLTDPSRRAELVALLSNHIVKGSFSSADLAQEIKKNGKYVLTTIHDKKLTVSMKNDLMVVTNANKSSTVTLGKTDIKGTNGILHIVDGLLK
- the murB gene encoding UDP-N-acetylmuramate dehydrogenase, whose protein sequence is MTIQHNKSLKNYNTFGIDVPAERFVAVTTLPELKEVLSAHKNEPIFMLGGGSNMLLTRAVTDLVIHLNLKGISVVSETEDTIQICAMAGENWHEFVQYCIKNNYGGLENMSLIPGNVGTAPIQNIGAYGVELKDTFVSCTAIHIASLSEKTFSKEDCNFGYRNSIFKNEEKGNYSITSVTFQLTKKNHTLHTNYGAIREQLKSQNIEKPTISAISEAVIAIRQSKLPDPAILGNSGSFFKNPVIDTEQFQTFRLQHPGAPFYEVSPTKFKIPAGWLIEQAGFKGKRYGDAGVHKNQALVLVNYGNATGTEIWELALKIQEKVQRQFGIFIEPEVNVF
- a CDS encoding pyridoxal phosphate-dependent aminotransferase, which gives rise to MPAVSSKGARMPESPIRKLVPFAEMAYKQKKTVYHLNIGQPDIKSPKIAMDAVAHHSLEILAYTRSEGSEPYREKIADYYKRNNIMVAAKDIVVTTGGSEALLFAMGTIADQGDEIIIPEPFYANYNGFATASGVTIVPVISKIENNFALPPISEFEKLITPKTKAILICNPGNPTGYLYSREELETLAAIVKKHDLFLIADEVYREFTYDGLKHVSILELEGMAENGIIIDSVSKRYSMCGARIGCFVSKNATVIQTALKFAQARLSPPTFAQIASEAALNTPQSYFDNVIEEYKERRDTLVKLLEEIPGVQVGHPKGAFYCIAQLPIKDSDAFAQWLLEVFDVDGETIMVAPAAGFYSSEGVGKNQIRIAYVLEKDSLIKAVNILKAALLEYQE